One stretch of Anaerolineae bacterium DNA includes these proteins:
- a CDS encoding nucleoside kinase: MAVQLAEATRVWRAEARTTAQVRFPDGQVYEGPIGTRLEAFIQAAYPDQEVPIVAALVDGELHELTMPVTTDITVKPLTMHTSDGMRVYRRSLTLLLIAAAAELFPDARIYVDHSLTFGGYFCQVRGREPFTPAELTQIEAHMREIVEADEPITKERLTLAEAIAFFEQRGDTDKVRLLKYRTKDYLVLYGIRGTRDYFPGYMVPSTGYLRWFALRPYPPGFVLQFPRRIDPTRLQPFQDYPKLVAVFREYGEWMRLMHVEDVGGLNEAIANNRIREVILVSEALHEQRIAQIAQEILARRPPVRVVLIAGPSSSGKTTFARRLSIQLLANGLRPFALGMDDYFVDRERTPKDEEGNYDYESLEALDLALFNEHLLRLMNGEAVQLPSYNFRTGRREQGRTVQLSREHIILAEGIHGLNPALVPQIPPEHIYRIYVSALTQLNLDQHNRVPTTDTRLIRRIVRDATYRGYSAKETIRRWESVRRGERRYIFPYQEHADVMFNSALLYELAVLRPLAEPLLLQIEPRTEEYIEAKRLLAFLQWFLPVGTEWIPDNSILREFIGGSILEDFSLVV, translated from the coding sequence ATGGCCGTCCAACTTGCTGAGGCGACAAGGGTATGGCGCGCTGAAGCGCGTACCACAGCGCAGGTACGCTTCCCCGATGGGCAGGTATATGAGGGCCCCATCGGCACCCGATTGGAAGCCTTCATCCAGGCCGCCTATCCTGACCAGGAGGTACCCATCGTCGCCGCGCTGGTAGATGGCGAACTGCACGAGCTTACCATGCCAGTCACCACTGACATCACAGTCAAGCCCCTGACCATGCATACCAGCGATGGTATGCGCGTCTATCGCCGTTCGCTCACCTTGTTGCTGATCGCCGCCGCTGCTGAACTGTTCCCGGATGCCCGCATTTACGTGGACCACTCTCTGACCTTCGGAGGGTACTTTTGTCAGGTGCGCGGACGCGAGCCCTTCACGCCGGCGGAGCTAACCCAGATCGAGGCGCACATGCGGGAGATCGTCGAGGCCGATGAGCCCATCACCAAAGAGCGGCTGACTTTGGCAGAGGCGATCGCTTTTTTCGAACAGCGTGGGGACACCGACAAGGTGCGGCTGCTGAAGTACCGCACTAAAGATTACCTGGTCCTCTACGGCATTCGTGGCACGCGCGATTACTTCCCAGGCTATATGGTGCCGTCCACAGGCTATCTGCGCTGGTTCGCGCTACGTCCTTACCCGCCGGGTTTCGTCCTCCAATTCCCGCGGCGCATTGATCCGACGCGCCTCCAGCCCTTCCAGGACTATCCGAAGCTGGTAGCTGTGTTCCGTGAATACGGTGAGTGGATGCGGCTCATGCACGTGGAGGATGTGGGCGGGCTGAACGAGGCGATCGCTAACAACCGTATCCGCGAAGTGATCCTCGTCTCCGAAGCACTGCATGAGCAGCGGATCGCTCAGATCGCGCAGGAAATTCTGGCGCGTCGCCCACCGGTGCGGGTGGTGCTGATCGCCGGCCCGTCTTCTTCTGGCAAGACGACGTTCGCCCGTCGGCTGTCCATTCAATTACTGGCTAACGGCCTGCGTCCTTTCGCGCTTGGGATGGATGATTACTTTGTGGATCGAGAACGGACGCCTAAAGACGAAGAAGGCAATTATGACTACGAGTCGCTCGAAGCGCTGGACCTTGCCTTGTTCAATGAGCACTTGCTGAGGCTAATGAACGGGGAAGCCGTACAACTCCCCAGTTATAACTTCCGGACAGGTCGGCGTGAGCAGGGACGCACGGTCCAGCTCAGCCGCGAGCACATTATCCTAGCCGAAGGCATCCACGGCCTGAACCCAGCGCTGGTGCCGCAGATCCCGCCGGAGCACATTTACCGTATCTACGTCTCTGCGCTTACCCAGCTCAACCTGGATCAGCACAACCGCGTGCCCACCACAGATACCCGGCTGATCCGCCGCATCGTCCGCGATGCCACCTATCGCGGCTACTCGGCAAAGGAGACCATCCGGCGCTGGGAAAGCGTGCGGCGCGGCGAACGGCGCTATATCTTCCCGTATCAAGAGCACGCCGACGTCATGTTCAACTCGGCACTGCTGTATGAGCTAGCTGTGCTGCGGCCACTGGCGGAGCCGCTGCTACTGCAGATCGAGCCGCGCACCGAGGAGTACATCGAAGCTAAGCGCCTGCTGGCGTTCCTACAGTGGTTCCTACCGGTGGGCACTGAGTGGATCCCTGATAATTCGATCTTGCGCGAGTTTATCGGCGGCTCCATCTTGGAGGATTTCAGCCTGGTGGTGTGA
- a CDS encoding glycosyl hydrolase-related protein has product MDPRIIHMKLEILRRRTIVQAWPITPWEARIAEHLAPGEYRYEGDWISVQGESWWPAGKTVFLRARAQTPTGVPLDSLYLAFDGEGLEGMLSIGGRPYAGIDAHHPRVQVPCAGELTLEVEFIAIPRVLCQPELAGERARLRQVRFEEVDREVEAAWYDLRFAWEAGEAIRDERRRQRILYALEEALLAIDLTLPQERFRAEVSEARRILRARLEQIAPDPEGGRLFLTGHSHIDTAWLWPLRETIRKCGRTFSTACRLLERYPHYHFSCSQPQLYAYTKEHFPTLYEEIRRWVRAGRWETTGGMWVEADCNISSGEALIRQILYGLRFFRQEFGTRPRVCWLPDVFGYPGNLPQILQGCGLRFFYTNKLHWQARNLFPYHLFWWEGIDGTRVLAHIPRLKGYYNGHPRPEELIAAWDNFHEKAAYDEVMFPFGYGDGGGGPTEEMLEYAGRAERYPGLPACRQGLEEKYFDRVSAAAPELPVWRGELYLETHRGTYTTQAAVKRANRKNELLLREAEIAGACAQWLGETVDLEVLRPAWEKLLLLQFHDILPGSSIGQVYVEAAQDHAWIERTARAVLDAALDFIAHRVPPADLLVFNSLSWPRRDVARATIPAPAGPIELRDHAGRAIPAQVIAVSDGLAEIVFIPPEVPSVGYATFTVHPVTVPCDSNLIITPGRMENRFFVIELNKAGEIVRLWDKRYQREVIPPGQAANRLQLFQDGPEREAAWNVHATFERREYPFEGETTVEAIEMGPVRGVVRVVRCHRDSRVEQEIVLYEALPRIDFVTRVDWQERQVMLKVAFPVEVLADQATFEVQFGAVSRPTHRNTSWDQEKFEVPAHRWADLSEAGYGVSLLNDCKYGYDVKGNVLRLTLLRGPEWPDPSADRGHHEFIYALWPHTGDWREGETVRRAWELNVPLVCRPAGEGDGSFPATRSFFQVEGPAVLEAVKPADDGNGWIVRLYEPHGGRGQVTVTAPGELREVIACNLVEEVEGPQPFAGNRFSFMIRPFQIRTFRLLAPERRIPDGRPTC; this is encoded by the coding sequence ATGGACCCACGCATCATCCACATGAAACTGGAGATTCTTCGTCGCCGCACCATTGTGCAAGCCTGGCCTATCACACCATGGGAAGCTCGCATCGCTGAGCACTTGGCGCCGGGCGAATACCGTTACGAGGGTGACTGGATCTCTGTACAGGGCGAAAGCTGGTGGCCGGCTGGGAAGACCGTCTTCTTGCGCGCGCGAGCCCAGACGCCGACCGGCGTCCCTCTTGACTCATTGTACCTGGCCTTCGATGGTGAAGGACTGGAGGGGATGCTCAGCATCGGCGGCCGCCCGTACGCTGGCATTGATGCCCATCACCCGCGCGTGCAAGTCCCCTGCGCGGGCGAGCTGACCCTGGAGGTCGAGTTCATCGCCATCCCGCGCGTGCTGTGCCAGCCGGAGCTCGCAGGCGAGCGCGCTCGCCTCCGCCAGGTGCGCTTCGAAGAGGTGGACCGCGAGGTCGAAGCCGCTTGGTACGACCTGCGCTTCGCCTGGGAGGCTGGCGAGGCCATCCGGGATGAGCGCCGTCGCCAACGCATCCTATACGCGCTGGAAGAGGCCCTCCTGGCAATAGACCTCACCTTGCCTCAGGAGCGCTTTCGGGCCGAGGTGAGCGAAGCTCGACGTATCTTGCGCGCCCGCCTCGAACAGATTGCGCCCGACCCGGAGGGCGGCCGCCTCTTCCTCACCGGCCATTCTCACATTGACACCGCCTGGCTATGGCCACTGCGCGAGACGATCCGCAAATGTGGGCGCACCTTTAGCACGGCCTGTCGGCTGCTGGAGCGGTATCCGCACTATCACTTCTCATGCAGCCAGCCACAGCTCTACGCTTATACGAAAGAGCACTTCCCCACCCTCTACGAGGAGATTCGGCGCTGGGTTCGCGCCGGCCGATGGGAGACTACCGGCGGCATGTGGGTGGAAGCGGACTGCAATATCTCCTCTGGCGAGGCGCTGATCCGCCAAATCCTGTACGGGCTGCGCTTCTTCCGCCAGGAGTTCGGCACGCGCCCACGGGTGTGCTGGCTGCCCGATGTCTTCGGCTATCCCGGCAACCTGCCGCAGATCCTCCAAGGCTGTGGGCTGCGCTTCTTCTACACCAACAAACTGCATTGGCAAGCGCGCAACCTGTTCCCCTACCACCTCTTCTGGTGGGAGGGAATTGACGGCACACGCGTGCTGGCACACATCCCGCGGCTTAAGGGCTACTACAACGGCCATCCTAGACCAGAGGAGCTGATCGCAGCGTGGGACAACTTCCACGAGAAGGCCGCGTATGACGAGGTGATGTTTCCCTTTGGCTACGGCGATGGTGGCGGCGGGCCTACTGAGGAGATGTTAGAATATGCCGGTCGCGCTGAGCGATATCCAGGCCTGCCCGCCTGCCGCCAGGGGCTGGAGGAGAAATACTTCGATCGGGTGAGCGCGGCCGCGCCGGAGCTTCCCGTCTGGCGGGGCGAGCTGTATCTGGAGACTCACCGCGGCACGTATACCACTCAGGCTGCGGTCAAGCGTGCCAACCGCAAGAATGAGCTATTGCTGCGCGAGGCGGAGATCGCCGGCGCTTGTGCTCAATGGTTGGGCGAAACGGTGGATCTAGAGGTGCTGCGGCCGGCCTGGGAGAAATTGCTGCTGCTGCAATTCCACGACATCCTGCCCGGCTCCTCCATCGGCCAGGTGTATGTCGAAGCAGCGCAGGATCATGCCTGGATCGAGCGCACGGCCCGCGCTGTGCTCGACGCGGCGTTGGATTTCATCGCTCACCGCGTGCCGCCAGCCGACCTGCTGGTCTTTAACAGCCTCTCTTGGCCGCGCCGCGATGTAGCACGAGCCACGATCCCGGCCCCAGCTGGCCCCATCGAGCTGAGGGATCATGCCGGGCGCGCCATACCGGCGCAGGTGATCGCCGTCTCCGACGGACTAGCCGAGATCGTCTTCATACCGCCAGAGGTGCCATCTGTCGGTTACGCGACGTTCACAGTGCATCCAGTTACCGTCCCCTGTGACAGCAACCTCATCATTACCCCTGGGCGGATGGAAAATCGCTTCTTCGTGATCGAACTCAACAAAGCCGGCGAGATCGTTCGGCTATGGGACAAGCGCTATCAGCGCGAGGTGATCCCACCGGGCCAGGCCGCCAACCGGCTGCAGCTCTTCCAGGATGGCCCGGAACGAGAGGCGGCATGGAATGTACATGCCACCTTCGAGCGTCGCGAGTATCCCTTCGAGGGAGAAACCACCGTCGAAGCGATCGAGATGGGACCAGTGCGGGGCGTCGTGCGGGTTGTGCGCTGCCACCGAGATAGCCGGGTCGAGCAGGAGATCGTCCTCTACGAGGCGCTGCCGCGCATTGACTTCGTCACCCGCGTCGACTGGCAGGAACGACAGGTGATGCTCAAAGTGGCCTTTCCCGTGGAAGTACTGGCCGATCAGGCGACGTTTGAGGTCCAGTTCGGGGCGGTGTCACGTCCCACTCACCGCAACACCTCTTGGGATCAGGAAAAGTTCGAGGTGCCTGCTCATCGCTGGGCTGACCTGTCCGAAGCAGGATATGGCGTCAGTCTCTTAAACGACTGCAAGTATGGATACGATGTGAAAGGCAATGTATTGCGGCTGACCTTGTTGCGCGGTCCAGAGTGGCCCGATCCCAGCGCTGACCGTGGCCATCACGAGTTCATCTACGCCTTGTGGCCGCACACGGGTGACTGGCGAGAGGGCGAAACAGTGCGAAGGGCATGGGAGCTAAACGTGCCACTGGTATGCCGTCCAGCCGGAGAAGGCGATGGCTCGTTCCCAGCCACTCGTAGCTTCTTCCAGGTCGAAGGGCCGGCCGTGTTGGAGGCCGTAAAGCCGGCCGACGATGGCAACGGCTGGATCGTTCGACTCTACGAACCACACGGGGGAAGGGGGCAAGTCACCGTTACTGCGCCAGGCGAGCTGCGAGAAGTCATCGCTTGCAATTTGGTGGAGGAGGTAGAGGGGCCGCAACCGTTCGCGGGCAACCGATTCTCATTCATGATTCGTCCGTTCCAGATTCGGACGTTCCGATTGCTGGCCCCTGAGAGGAGGATTCCCGATGGCCGTCCAACTTGCTGA
- a CDS encoding glycoside hydrolase family 78 protein — protein MTAATPAHEVNHPKATSIPVTPADFPEIRWRGHWIWVEPSAPPGRPFPDAGSTDQRAEVHGLFRKTFYLKQMPSRAPTRITADSRYILFVNGQEVSRGPIRSQPRRMYYDLFDLAPYLQPGKNVIAAHVKYYGTPKSYWMPAVANMTLGRTGVLVFEAYLDALSDDVPDGWLVSDATWKAIKSDAWTGIIEAESPIGGGIPVEAFDARRLPADWHALDFDDTAWGNAHLIPAMHVGGFARTQPPTDPYGPLYPRPITQLDGETRTPVAIRAEYLQGSIELSDVSPMKRVENSLTVPIVRSEQVVTFPSELSMSDGGAVRLIIDMGRIVSGFVQFEVKAPIGTVLDLSYAEEPITGPGDMLHMRAGTRYVARGSDDSFQTFDSNGFRYAYCLIHSASGPVTLQSFSVREHLYPWMGGASFECSDEELNRIFRAGIRTVQLNSHDAFLDCPTREQRAWVGDGVVHQMVHLATNLDWRLAWYYLTLANSPRSDGILPMSVAGDIEASGGITIPDWSLHWVHGVYNLYRFAGDRKKVKSFMPTVERILRWYEPYQNSQGLLKDVVEWNLVDWSSISTEDTSAVITALWARGLKEFAEMAEWLGERASQAWAEELYAKAKAGFEVFWDEHRGSYVDHIVNGIRQPEMSQLGGALAIVSELAPRERWSRIIEAITDPKRLVEATWIGGANDEEVRQKFEKQIRGIYEPDWDVENQIVLAQPFMQYVVHDAVALAGQADRLPQLYRRWLRFLVNGYDTIGECWSWGTHVHGWSCTPTRDMIFYTLGVTPAEPGYTVARIAPRLGDLAWAEGRVPTPHGLIHVRAEPGTVFVDSPVPVIVELPGQAPRSLPAGRHEVKA, from the coding sequence ATGACAGCCGCAACACCTGCGCATGAGGTGAACCATCCCAAGGCGACGTCTATTCCTGTGACACCTGCCGACTTCCCCGAGATCCGCTGGCGCGGCCATTGGATCTGGGTGGAGCCATCAGCGCCACCTGGCCGTCCATTCCCCGATGCCGGTAGCACGGACCAGCGCGCTGAAGTGCATGGATTGTTCCGCAAAACCTTCTACTTAAAGCAAATGCCCTCGCGCGCCCCAACCCGCATCACCGCTGACTCGCGTTACATTCTCTTTGTAAACGGGCAAGAGGTCTCTCGCGGCCCGATCCGAAGCCAGCCGCGACGCATGTACTACGACTTATTTGATCTGGCACCCTATCTTCAACCGGGCAAAAACGTCATCGCTGCCCATGTAAAATATTACGGCACCCCTAAGTCCTACTGGATGCCCGCTGTGGCCAATATGACCCTCGGTCGGACCGGGGTGCTGGTCTTTGAAGCCTATCTAGATGCTCTTTCGGATGATGTTCCGGATGGCTGGCTAGTCAGCGACGCTACCTGGAAGGCGATAAAGAGCGATGCCTGGACGGGGATCATCGAGGCCGAAAGTCCTATTGGGGGCGGCATTCCGGTGGAAGCCTTTGACGCTAGGCGCCTCCCCGCTGATTGGCACGCTCTTGATTTCGATGACACCGCATGGGGGAACGCCCATCTCATCCCGGCTATGCATGTTGGTGGCTTCGCGCGTACTCAGCCTCCCACGGACCCCTACGGCCCATTATACCCGCGTCCCATCACCCAGCTTGATGGCGAGACCCGCACGCCGGTGGCGATTCGGGCTGAGTATCTGCAAGGCTCGATTGAGCTATCCGATGTCAGCCCGATGAAGCGCGTCGAGAACAGCCTGACCGTGCCCATCGTGCGAAGCGAGCAGGTAGTTACCTTCCCTTCGGAGCTGAGCATGTCGGACGGCGGTGCTGTGCGACTGATCATAGACATGGGCCGTATCGTTTCCGGCTTCGTCCAATTTGAAGTGAAAGCTCCTATTGGCACTGTCCTCGACCTCTCCTATGCCGAGGAGCCTATCACCGGCCCCGGCGACATGCTTCACATGCGCGCCGGCACTCGGTATGTAGCCCGCGGAAGCGATGATTCCTTCCAGACCTTTGACTCGAACGGCTTCCGCTATGCCTATTGCCTGATCCATAGCGCAAGCGGCCCAGTAACCCTTCAAAGCTTCTCGGTCAGGGAGCATCTCTATCCGTGGATGGGAGGCGCTAGTTTCGAATGCAGCGACGAGGAGCTCAACCGTATCTTCCGGGCGGGCATCCGCACCGTCCAGCTCAACTCGCACGATGCGTTCTTGGATTGCCCGACGCGCGAGCAACGCGCCTGGGTAGGCGATGGCGTGGTACATCAGATGGTGCACTTGGCCACAAACCTGGACTGGCGGCTGGCCTGGTACTACCTGACGCTTGCCAACTCGCCGCGCTCTGATGGCATCCTGCCCATGAGTGTGGCCGGCGACATCGAGGCCTCTGGCGGCATCACCATTCCCGATTGGTCATTGCATTGGGTACACGGCGTCTATAACCTCTACCGCTTCGCCGGCGACAGGAAGAAGGTGAAGTCCTTCATGCCGACGGTGGAGCGCATCCTGCGCTGGTACGAGCCGTATCAGAACAGCCAGGGCTTACTAAAGGATGTAGTGGAGTGGAACCTGGTGGACTGGTCTAGCATTTCTACTGAAGATACCAGTGCGGTCATCACGGCGCTATGGGCGCGCGGCTTAAAAGAGTTCGCCGAGATGGCTGAATGGCTAGGGGAAAGGGCGAGTCAGGCCTGGGCGGAGGAGCTTTATGCTAAGGCTAAGGCCGGCTTTGAGGTTTTCTGGGACGAGCATCGCGGCTCTTATGTAGATCACATCGTGAATGGCATCCGCCAGCCCGAGATGAGTCAATTGGGCGGCGCGCTTGCCATTGTGTCAGAACTAGCGCCACGGGAACGCTGGAGTCGCATCATCGAGGCGATCACCGATCCAAAGAGACTGGTAGAGGCCACGTGGATCGGCGGCGCAAATGACGAGGAGGTCAGACAGAAGTTTGAAAAGCAGATACGGGGAATCTACGAGCCCGATTGGGACGTGGAAAACCAAATCGTGCTAGCACAGCCCTTCATGCAGTACGTGGTCCACGATGCCGTGGCATTGGCGGGGCAGGCCGATCGCCTACCCCAGTTGTATCGCCGTTGGTTGCGGTTCCTGGTGAACGGCTATGACACCATCGGCGAGTGCTGGAGCTGGGGCACGCACGTCCATGGCTGGAGCTGTACACCTACTAGGGACATGATCTTCTACACGCTGGGCGTTACCCCGGCCGAGCCAGGGTACACCGTCGCTCGTATTGCGCCGCGGCTGGGCGATTTGGCCTGGGCCGAAGGCAGAGTGCCTACGCCTCACGGCCTGATCCACGTGCGCGCCGAACCGGGGACCGTGTTCGTGGATTCTCCGGTGCCGGTGATCGTGGAACTGCCCGGCCAGGCGCCTCGCTCGCTTCCGGCAGGGAGACATGAGGTGAAAGCCTAA
- a CDS encoding ABC transporter ATP-binding protein/permease has product MPFEFEEEMEEEQKVPFNFGYFLRIMGFLRPYRRQAWGVLIVITVSALAGLSEPYLLRVAVDQGIIGRDLRALNIAVLGMLSMRLVVWACDYLRIFLTNAIGQGVLYDLRQALFTHIQKLSLRFYDHHPVGRIMSRITSDVDTINSLLSSGLVMAASEGVALIGIVIILFTIHSRLALLTFAVFPFLVLLVVRVRPAMETAWMNVRRSISNINANLNESINGILVTQAFNRQERNIRTFDRLNNNALDRVMEAVKREMTIWPAVDFIGVVGSALVVWYGALLVLRGEVTIGFIMAFVNYLWRFWGPVSAISRTYSMLLSAMASAKRIFEFLDTEPEVADKPDAIPMPRIRGEVKLEHVSFRYEPDEPEVLHDINLHVRPGETIAIVGPTGAGKSTLINLIMRFYDPTQGRVLIDGYDLRDVKLTSLRSQMAIVLQESFTFSGTIGDNIRYSRLEASDEEVQWAARAVGLDDFVQSLPEKYDYEVQERGGRLSVGQRQLVAFARALLADPRILILDEATSSVDTQTERIIQRAMERLLEGRTAFIIAHRLSTIRNADRIIVLEHGRIVEEGTHDELLAKRGLYYRLYMTQFTSRPLPEPEVEPAEVVLS; this is encoded by the coding sequence ATGCCTTTCGAGTTCGAAGAGGAAATGGAGGAGGAGCAGAAAGTCCCTTTCAACTTCGGCTACTTCTTGCGGATCATGGGCTTTCTGCGTCCCTATCGGCGACAGGCTTGGGGCGTGCTGATCGTGATCACCGTGAGCGCGCTGGCCGGCCTCAGCGAACCTTACCTGCTGCGCGTGGCCGTGGACCAGGGCATCATCGGGCGCGACCTGCGGGCGCTGAATATAGCGGTGCTCGGGATGTTGTCTATGCGTCTGGTCGTATGGGCCTGTGACTATCTGCGTATCTTCCTGACCAACGCCATCGGCCAGGGGGTCCTCTACGACCTGCGGCAGGCCCTGTTTACTCATATCCAAAAACTATCCCTTCGCTTCTATGATCACCATCCCGTAGGGCGGATCATGTCGCGCATCACCAGCGATGTGGACACCATCAACAGCCTGCTCAGCAGCGGGCTAGTCATGGCCGCCAGCGAGGGCGTCGCCCTCATCGGGATCGTCATCATCTTGTTCACCATCCATTCGCGGCTGGCGCTGCTCACGTTCGCAGTCTTCCCGTTCCTAGTCCTGTTGGTGGTTCGGGTGCGGCCGGCTATGGAAACGGCCTGGATGAACGTGCGCCGCAGCATCTCCAACATCAACGCCAACCTGAACGAATCCATCAACGGCATCCTAGTGACCCAGGCCTTCAACCGGCAGGAGCGCAATATACGCACATTCGACCGCCTGAACAACAACGCGCTGGACCGGGTGATGGAAGCGGTCAAACGGGAGATGACCATCTGGCCGGCTGTGGACTTCATCGGCGTGGTGGGGAGCGCGCTGGTGGTATGGTACGGCGCGCTGCTGGTGCTTCGTGGCGAGGTGACCATCGGCTTCATCATGGCCTTCGTCAACTACCTGTGGCGTTTCTGGGGGCCGGTGAGCGCCATCAGCCGTACCTACAGCATGTTGCTCAGCGCCATGGCCTCGGCCAAGCGCATCTTCGAGTTCCTGGACACCGAGCCGGAAGTGGCCGATAAGCCGGACGCAATCCCCATGCCGCGCATCCGGGGCGAGGTGAAGCTGGAGCACGTCTCATTCCGCTACGAGCCAGACGAGCCGGAGGTGTTGCATGACATCAACCTGCATGTGCGGCCAGGGGAGACGATCGCCATCGTCGGCCCCACGGGCGCTGGCAAAAGCACGCTGATTAACCTGATCATGCGCTTCTACGATCCCACCCAGGGCCGGGTGCTGATTGACGGGTATGATCTGCGCGATGTGAAGTTGACCTCGCTGCGATCGCAAATGGCCATCGTCCTGCAGGAGTCGTTTACCTTCTCCGGTACCATCGGTGACAACATCCGCTACAGCCGGCTAGAAGCCAGTGACGAGGAAGTGCAATGGGCCGCCCGGGCGGTAGGTCTAGATGACTTTGTGCAGTCGCTGCCGGAGAAATACGACTATGAGGTGCAAGAGCGCGGAGGACGGCTGTCGGTCGGCCAACGGCAACTGGTGGCTTTCGCCCGCGCCCTGTTGGCCGACCCGCGCATCCTCATCCTGGACGAGGCGACGTCCAGCGTGGACACCCAGACGGAGCGCATCATCCAACGAGCAATGGAGCGCCTATTGGAGGGGCGAACAGCGTTTATCATTGCACATCGCCTGTCCACCATCCGCAACGCCGACCGCATCATTGTGCTGGAGCATGGGCGCATCGTGGAAGAGGGGACGCACGATGAACTGCTGGCGAAACGAGGGCTGTATTACCGGCTGTACATGACGCAGTTCACCAGCCGGCCGCTGCCAGAGCCGGAGGTAGAGCCGGCTGAGGTGGTGCTGAGCTAG